In one Chiloscyllium punctatum isolate Juve2018m chromosome 17, sChiPun1.3, whole genome shotgun sequence genomic region, the following are encoded:
- the mrpl40 gene encoding large ribosomal subunit protein mL40 isoform X1, whose protein sequence is MSWGVRPAFGLIPRAVWNASVRDNHWQISLLGLRASLPMRAEPKKKKKIDPKREQAARDRLRKRLKKLERVPPELIPIEDFNTPAKLLDESRVRDPPKLKMEESERRALLMKEWSRYKQKEHDREAEMIQSMIKAQQQALQELRLESEQLYQAAIKQDQGLFPLELQGCSFTPPIADYQAPDGKYRDITKVYTQ, encoded by the exons TCCTCGTGCAGTATGGAATGCTTCTGTTCGAGATAATCACTGGCAGATATCCCTCTTGGGACTCAGAGCATCCTTACCAATGAG AGCTGAAcccaagaaaaagaagaaaatagaTCCCAAAAGAGAACAGGCAGCGAGAGACCGCCTGCGAAAAAGACTAAAGAAGTTGGAACGTGTTCCCCCAGAGCTGATCCCAATTGAAGATTTTAACACTCCTGCGAAGTTACTTGATGAATCAAG AGTCCGCGATCCTCCTAAGCTGAaaatggaagagagtgagaggcgagCACTTCTGATGAAAGAGTGGTCACGTTATAAGCAAAAAGAACACGATAGAGAAGCTGAAATGATCCAGTCCATGATTAaggcacagcaacaggccctgcAGGAACTGCGGCTTGAATCAGAACAGTTGTACCAGGCTGCCATTAAACAGGACCAAGGACTCTTTCCATTGGAGTTGCAAGGATGCAGTTTTACTCCTCCCATTGCTGACTACCAAGCACCTGATGGAAAATACAGAGATATCACTAAAGTGTACACACAATGA
- the mrpl40 gene encoding large ribosomal subunit protein mL40 isoform X2 has product MSWGVRPAFGLIAEPKKKKKIDPKREQAARDRLRKRLKKLERVPPELIPIEDFNTPAKLLDESRVRDPPKLKMEESERRALLMKEWSRYKQKEHDREAEMIQSMIKAQQQALQELRLESEQLYQAAIKQDQGLFPLELQGCSFTPPIADYQAPDGKYRDITKVYTQ; this is encoded by the exons AGCTGAAcccaagaaaaagaagaaaatagaTCCCAAAAGAGAACAGGCAGCGAGAGACCGCCTGCGAAAAAGACTAAAGAAGTTGGAACGTGTTCCCCCAGAGCTGATCCCAATTGAAGATTTTAACACTCCTGCGAAGTTACTTGATGAATCAAG AGTCCGCGATCCTCCTAAGCTGAaaatggaagagagtgagaggcgagCACTTCTGATGAAAGAGTGGTCACGTTATAAGCAAAAAGAACACGATAGAGAAGCTGAAATGATCCAGTCCATGATTAaggcacagcaacaggccctgcAGGAACTGCGGCTTGAATCAGAACAGTTGTACCAGGCTGCCATTAAACAGGACCAAGGACTCTTTCCATTGGAGTTGCAAGGATGCAGTTTTACTCCTCCCATTGCTGACTACCAAGCACCTGATGGAAAATACAGAGATATCACTAAAGTGTACACACAATGA
- the c17h22orf39 gene encoding synaptic plasticity regulator PANTS isoform X1, with the protein MESRWTSSAKPPRACDDYRSEWKHCRSLRNLFHHYYTYGKFPLCKQWKKDYNSCIEWEHFKSTEAKTALRESEKKRLEEQKIHFPIWAMRKDPPAEWQLPLSDKEEE; encoded by the exons ATGGAAAGTAGATGGACATCAAGTGCAAAG CCTCCTCGGGCGTGCGATGATTATCGGAGTGAGTGGAAACACTGCCGGAGTCTGAGAAATCTCTTCCATCACTATTACACGTACGGAAAGTTCCCCTTGTGTAAACAGTGGAAGAAAGATTACAACAGTTGCATTGAATGGGAACACTTTAAGTCTACTGAAGCTAAG ACAGCTTTACGTGAGAGTGAGAAGAAGAGGTTAGAAGAACAAAAGATACACTTTCCAATCTGGGCAATGAGGAAAGATCCACCAGCTGAATGGCAGCTGCCCCTAAGTGACAAAGAAGAGGAATAG
- the c17h22orf39 gene encoding synaptic plasticity regulator PANTS isoform X2 — translation MADGEFWRPPRACDDYRSEWKHCRSLRNLFHHYYTYGKFPLCKQWKKDYNSCIEWEHFKSTEAKTALRESEKKRLEEQKIHFPIWAMRKDPPAEWQLPLSDKEEE, via the exons ATGGCGGACGGGGAGTtctggaga CCTCCTCGGGCGTGCGATGATTATCGGAGTGAGTGGAAACACTGCCGGAGTCTGAGAAATCTCTTCCATCACTATTACACGTACGGAAAGTTCCCCTTGTGTAAACAGTGGAAGAAAGATTACAACAGTTGCATTGAATGGGAACACTTTAAGTCTACTGAAGCTAAG ACAGCTTTACGTGAGAGTGAGAAGAAGAGGTTAGAAGAACAAAAGATACACTTTCCAATCTGGGCAATGAGGAAAGATCCACCAGCTGAATGGCAGCTGCCCCTAAGTGACAAAGAAGAGGAATAG